A genomic region of Vampirovibrio chlorellavorus contains the following coding sequences:
- a CDS encoding flagellar biosynthesis protein FlhA, protein MAQPQGGQTFTLPSASELTMSIMICALVIVILLPMPVWLLDVILTMNISLGVILLMMSLYVQKPLDMAAFPSIILVGTMFRLALSIAATRSILSKGEAGGIIHAFGELVTGGNLIVGAVIFIIITLVQFMVITKGAERIAEVGARFALDAMPGKQMTIDADFNAGLISPEEAIKKREDLQRESALFGSMDGAMKFVKGDAIAGIIITVINAIGGLAIGMLMNGMAIDEALQHYTILTVGDGLAAQVPALLMSVASGLMMSRSTANEGSLAKDLFAQVQGKPYGLIFSAVFLGLIGISGLFGTGMPIWAFLPIALGLGAIAFSVFLTTDVQQQLGQLDQVKENMSELINPNRMYEKLGVDPLSLQVGNDLLVIADPDQDGQLLGKIAGLRSRMTDELGFILPNIRIMDSVSIGPNEYLISIRNNPVASANVYPGRYMIPASQFQMYNLTPPKNAIMDMEPTFGIEEAYWLLPQEIPEQLQKNAIDATDALIEHLKEVVIKHVDEVMAKMDVLKLMELVRQQDQSIIQELVPNILTPNDLRKIFVNLVREKVSIKDIMFVFERLSDYARFSKEPDILSERLRAALGRQICLLHADKNKNLYAVTLSNEWEKILDDSCQRTELGTMFLLNPLQVQELIEITGETLRRVQQTYDRVPVILCSPRIRLPLFQLLDRHIPIITVMSYSELIPDIQVQAVGTIGTSDFADNYGYSA, encoded by the coding sequence ATGGCGCAACCACAGGGCGGTCAGACCTTTACCCTGCCTTCCGCCTCGGAATTAACCATGAGCATTATGATTTGCGCTCTGGTGATCGTGATTCTGCTGCCCATGCCGGTCTGGCTGCTGGATGTCATCCTGACCATGAACATCTCGCTGGGCGTCATCTTGCTGATGATGTCCCTGTACGTGCAAAAACCACTGGATATGGCCGCCTTCCCCTCTATTATTCTGGTGGGCACCATGTTCCGTCTGGCCCTCAGCATCGCCGCCACCCGCTCCATTCTCTCCAAAGGGGAGGCCGGGGGGATTATCCACGCCTTCGGTGAATTGGTGACCGGCGGCAACCTGATTGTGGGGGCGGTCATCTTTATCATCATCACCCTGGTTCAGTTTATGGTTATTACCAAAGGCGCCGAGCGGATTGCGGAAGTGGGCGCCCGCTTCGCCCTGGACGCCATGCCCGGCAAACAGATGACCATTGACGCCGACTTTAACGCCGGTCTGATTTCCCCGGAAGAAGCCATTAAAAAGCGGGAAGACCTGCAACGGGAATCGGCCCTGTTTGGTTCCATGGACGGTGCCATGAAGTTCGTTAAAGGGGACGCCATCGCCGGTATCATCATTACCGTCATCAACGCCATTGGCGGCTTGGCCATTGGCATGCTGATGAACGGCATGGCCATTGATGAAGCCCTGCAACACTACACCATTCTTACGGTGGGGGATGGCTTGGCCGCTCAGGTTCCAGCCCTGCTGATGTCCGTGGCCTCCGGCCTGATGATGAGCCGTTCCACCGCCAATGAAGGCAGTTTGGCCAAAGATTTATTCGCACAAGTCCAAGGCAAGCCCTACGGCCTCATCTTTTCTGCCGTATTTTTGGGCCTTATTGGTATTTCAGGACTCTTTGGCACCGGTATGCCCATTTGGGCCTTCCTGCCCATTGCCTTGGGACTGGGAGCCATTGCTTTCAGCGTATTTTTAACCACCGATGTGCAACAGCAACTGGGCCAGCTGGATCAGGTCAAAGAAAACATGAGCGAGCTGATTAACCCCAACCGCATGTACGAAAAACTGGGCGTGGACCCGCTCAGCCTGCAAGTGGGAAACGATCTGCTGGTCATTGCCGATCCCGATCAGGATGGGCAACTGTTAGGTAAAATCGCTGGTCTGCGTTCCCGCATGACCGATGAACTGGGCTTTATCCTGCCCAACATCCGCATTATGGACAGCGTCAGCATTGGCCCCAACGAGTACCTCATTTCCATCCGCAACAACCCGGTGGCCTCCGCCAACGTCTATCCCGGTCGCTATATGATTCCGGCCAGCCAGTTCCAGATGTACAACCTGACCCCGCCCAAAAACGCCATTATGGACATGGAGCCCACCTTTGGCATTGAGGAAGCCTACTGGCTACTGCCCCAGGAAATCCCCGAGCAACTGCAAAAAAACGCCATTGACGCCACCGACGCCCTCATTGAGCATCTGAAAGAAGTGGTCATTAAGCACGTGGATGAAGTGATGGCCAAAATGGACGTGTTAAAGCTGATGGAGCTGGTGCGCCAGCAGGATCAATCCATCATTCAGGAACTGGTGCCCAACATCCTGACCCCCAACGACCTGCGCAAAATCTTCGTCAATCTGGTGCGGGAGAAAGTGTCTATCAAAGACATCATGTTTGTCTTTGAACGCCTGAGCGATTACGCCCGCTTCAGCAAAGAGCCCGATATTCTCTCCGAGCGTCTGCGGGCCGCTCTGGGTCGGCAAATCTGCCTCTTGCACGCCGATAAAAATAAAAACCTGTACGCCGTGACCCTCTCTAATGAATGGGAAAAAATTCTGGATGACAGTTGCCAGCGGACCGAACTGGGCACCATGTTCCTGCTGAACCCCCTGCAAGTGCAGGAACTCATTGAAATCACCGGGGAAACCCTGCGCAGGGTGCAGCAAACCTACGATCGGGTGCCGGTCATCCTCTGTTCGCCGCGCATTCGTCTGCCCCTCTTCCAATTGCTGGATCGACACATTCCTATCATCACCGTCATGTCCTACAGCGAGCTGATTCCCGATATTCAGGTGCAAGCCGTGGGTACCATTGGCACCAGCGATTTTGCCGATAACTATGGGTATTCGGCGTAA
- a CDS encoding FliH/SctL family protein, whose product MIIKKRRTLNQPHPGDQAEVNMVDPGPPPAPPPVEWSEETIEAGLVPERRQDDRRNDRRRGYRRIEDKDLISKAHLEAVAIKEQAEEAGFEEGLAKAEATIEELRSHFAQLMSGREEALQSVAREIGSLAVEVAARIIKTEVSCDDSLVMGLVKDTIQKLGRNPKSVLVKVNPDDAASVRQFLKSDPIPNLNAEMIIMEDASVDLGSCIVETNSGLIDASFSTQLGILRRLVSTGVEGGG is encoded by the coding sequence ATGATCATCAAGAAGCGTCGCACACTTAACCAGCCCCACCCCGGCGATCAGGCCGAGGTAAACATGGTCGATCCAGGCCCTCCTCCAGCCCCTCCGCCGGTGGAGTGGAGTGAGGAGACCATTGAGGCAGGTCTGGTTCCGGAACGGCGACAGGACGATCGACGCAACGATCGTCGCCGGGGTTACCGTCGCATTGAGGACAAGGATCTCATCAGCAAAGCCCATCTGGAAGCAGTGGCCATTAAAGAGCAGGCCGAGGAAGCGGGGTTTGAAGAGGGCTTGGCCAAAGCGGAAGCCACCATTGAAGAGTTACGGAGCCACTTTGCCCAGCTCATGAGTGGGCGGGAAGAAGCCTTGCAATCCGTAGCCAGGGAGATTGGCTCGCTGGCCGTGGAAGTAGCCGCCCGGATTATCAAAACCGAAGTCAGCTGCGATGATTCGCTGGTGATGGGGCTGGTGAAAGACACCATTCAGAAACTGGGACGCAACCCCAAGAGCGTGCTGGTCAAAGTCAACCCGGATGATGCCGCCAGCGTGCGCCAGTTTTTAAAGAGCGACCCCATCCCCAACCTGAACGCGGAAATGATCATTATGGAAGACGCCAGTGTGGATCTGGGCAGCTGCATTGTGGAAACCAACAGTGGTCTCATCGATGCGTCCTTCAGCACCCAGCTAGGCATTTTACGGCGACTGGTCAGCACCGGCGTTGAAGGGGGTGGCTGA